Proteins found in one Seonamhaeicola sp. S2-3 genomic segment:
- the rimO gene encoding 30S ribosomal protein S12 methylthiotransferase RimO, whose amino-acid sequence MRTKTLKKNKINVVTLGCSKNVYDSEVLMGQLKASGKEVVHEEEGNIVVINTCGFINNAKEESVNTILEYMQKKEAGYVDKVFVTGCLSERYKPDLEKEIPDVDQYFGTTELPGLLKALGADYKHELIGERLTTTPKNYAYLKIAEGCDRPCSFCAIPLMRGKHRSTPIEDLVTEAEKLAAKGVKELILIAQDLTYYGLDLYKKRNLAELLEALVKVEGIEWIRLHYAFPTGFPMDVLDVMKREPKICNYLDIPLQHISDAILKSMRRGTTKEKTTKLINEFRFKVPEMCIRTTLIVGYPGETEADFEELKQWVKAMRFERLGCFTYSHEENTHAYNLEDDVPEDVKIDRANQIMEIQSQISWELNQAKIGQEFKVIIDRKEGNYFVGRTEFDSPDVDNEVLIDARKTYLKTGEYTTVKIIEAEDFDLYAEVIS is encoded by the coding sequence ATGCGTACAAAAACTCTTAAAAAGAACAAGATAAACGTTGTAACCTTAGGTTGCAGTAAAAATGTTTATGATAGTGAAGTGTTGATGGGACAACTTAAAGCTAGTGGTAAAGAAGTTGTGCATGAAGAAGAGGGGAATATTGTTGTTATCAACACTTGTGGTTTTATTAATAATGCCAAAGAAGAAAGTGTTAATACCATTTTAGAGTATATGCAGAAAAAGGAAGCTGGTTATGTAGATAAGGTGTTTGTTACCGGTTGCCTTTCAGAGCGTTATAAGCCAGATTTAGAAAAAGAAATACCAGATGTAGATCAATATTTTGGCACCACAGAACTTCCTGGTTTGTTGAAAGCTCTAGGAGCCGATTATAAACACGAGCTTATTGGCGAGCGTTTAACTACTACACCAAAAAATTACGCCTATTTAAAAATTGCTGAAGGTTGCGACAGGCCCTGTAGCTTTTGCGCCATACCTTTAATGCGTGGTAAACACCGCAGTACACCTATTGAAGATTTAGTTACCGAAGCAGAAAAATTAGCTGCTAAAGGCGTAAAAGAACTTATTTTAATAGCACAAGATTTAACTTACTACGGATTAGATTTATATAAAAAACGAAATTTAGCCGAATTACTGGAGGCCTTAGTAAAGGTTGAAGGTATTGAATGGATTCGTTTGCATTATGCATTTCCAACAGGATTCCCTATGGATGTTTTAGATGTTATGAAGCGCGAACCTAAAATTTGTAATTATTTAGATATTCCGTTGCAACATATTTCTGATGCTATATTAAAAAGTATGCGTAGAGGTACTACTAAAGAAAAAACCACTAAACTTATAAATGAGTTTAGATTTAAAGTGCCAGAAATGTGTATTCGTACAACGTTAATTGTGGGATATCCTGGTGAAACCGAAGCAGATTTTGAAGAGTTAAAACAATGGGTAAAAGCTATGCGTTTTGAACGTTTAGGTTGTTTTACCTATTCGCACGAAGAAAACACACATGCTTATAATTTAGAAGATGATGTGCCCGAAGATGTGAAAATAGACCGTGCTAATCAGATTATGGAAATACAATCTCAAATTTCGTGGGAACTTAACCAAGCTAAAATAGGGCAGGAGTTTAAAGTGATAATTGATAGAAAAGAAGGGAATTATTTTGTTGGTAGAACCGAATTTGATTCGCCCGATGTTGATAACGAAGTTTTAATTGATGCCCGTAAAACGTATCTAAAAACAGGAGAATATACTACGGTAAAAATTATTGAAGCCGAAGATTTTGATTTATATGCTGAGGTTATAAGTTAG
- a CDS encoding helix-turn-helix transcriptional regulator → MMRNRDSIREKILNQPSYWVEGINSFLYNAILEYMEDNNMNRTELASHLGISKGRVSQILNDGEINFSIEKVVQIALKVNKFPVFELKDKNSYLDDLNSNNHKTKDLSYYENDSFSEVYSKNKKDSKIIHLYSNNEFTKQLAL, encoded by the coding sequence ATGATGAGAAATAGAGATAGTATACGCGAAAAAATTTTAAATCAACCATCTTACTGGGTTGAAGGTATAAATAGCTTTCTCTATAATGCTATTTTGGAATATATGGAAGATAACAATATGAATAGAACTGAATTAGCAAGTCATCTTGGAATATCAAAAGGCAGAGTTTCTCAAATCCTAAATGATGGAGAGATTAATTTTAGTATTGAAAAAGTTGTTCAAATAGCTTTAAAGGTTAATAAATTTCCAGTTTTTGAACTTAAAGATAAGAATTCTTATTTAGATGATTTAAACTCTAATAATCATAAAACAAAAGATTTAAGCTATTATGAAAATGACAGCTTTTCTGAAGTTTACTCGAAGAATAAAAAGGATAGTAAAATAATTCATCTTTACAGTAATAATGAATTTACAAAACAATTAGCACTTTAA
- a CDS encoding cob(I)yrinic acid a,c-diamide adenosyltransferase: protein MKIYTKTGDKGTTALFGGTRVPKHHIRIESYGTVDELNAHIGLIRDQDINQHYKNILIKIQHKLFTVGAILATDPEKAILKNGKERLNINKISDEDIALLETEIDTMNKDLPPMTHFVLPGGHQTVSFCHIARCVCRRAERLATALNEIEPIDSLSLIYLNRLSDYLFVLARKLTYDLQANEVKWIPEKK, encoded by the coding sequence ATGAAAATCTACACAAAAACAGGCGATAAAGGTACTACAGCACTATTTGGAGGCACCCGAGTACCAAAACACCATATACGTATTGAAAGCTACGGAACCGTTGATGAACTAAATGCTCACATTGGCTTAATTAGAGACCAAGACATTAACCAGCATTACAAAAACATACTTATTAAAATTCAACATAAACTCTTTACTGTTGGTGCTATTTTAGCCACAGACCCAGAAAAAGCTATCTTAAAAAATGGTAAAGAACGTTTAAACATTAATAAAATTTCTGATGAAGATATTGCGCTTTTAGAAACAGAAATTGACACCATGAATAAAGACTTACCTCCTATGACACATTTTGTCTTACCTGGCGGACATCAAACCGTGTCATTCTGTCATATTGCGCGCTGTGTGTGCCGTAGAGCCGAACGTTTAGCCACAGCACTCAATGAAATAGAACCTATAGACTCGCTTTCTTTAATATATTTAAACCGTCTTTCTGACTACCTTTTTGTGTTGGCACGAAAGTTGACTTATGACTTACAAGCAAATGAAGTAAAATGGATTCCTGAAAAGAAATAA
- the secA gene encoding preprotein translocase subunit SecA, producing the protein MNFLNSVLKVFVGDKSKQDVKAIMPIVEKIKTFEAALEALSHDELRNKTIEFKNKIAEATKDLNNQIDKLTEEAENTDDIDAREDIYEQIDKLHDNVYEVTEGVLNDILPEAFAVVKETAKRFVNNTEITVKANEFDRTLSGEKTYVTLDGDHAIWANSWDAAGKPITWDMVHYDVQLIGGIALHQGKIAEMQTGEGKTLVATLPVYLNALSGKGVHLVTVNDYLAKRDSAWMAPIFEFHGLSVDCIDYHQPNSDARKKAYNADITYGTNNEFGFDYLRDNMAHSPEDLVQRPHHYAIVDEVDSVLVDDARTPLIISGPIPKGNHHEFNELKPKVDDIVNVQRKYLTGVLAEAKKLIKEGDTKEGGFQLLRVFRGMPKNKALIKFLSEEGVKQLLQKTENFYMQDNNREMPKVDAELYYVIDEKNNQIELTDKGVDYLSGKDDPNFFIMPEIGMEIAKIESQGLPPEEEANLKEELYKEFGVKSERIHTLNQLLKAYALFEKDTQYVVMDNKVMIVDEQTGRIMDGRRYSDGLHQAIEAKENVKIEDATQTFATVTLQNYFRMYRKLSGMTGTAVTEAGEFWEIYKLDVVEIPTNKPIARDDREDLVFKTKREKYNAVIDEVTELSKAGRPVLIGTTSVEISELLGKMLSIRKIPHNVLNAKQHKKEAEIVDQAGRSGQVTIATNMAGRGTDIKLTDEVKKAGGLAIIGTERHDSRRVDRQLRGRAGRQGDPGSSQFYVSLEDNLMRLFGSERIAKMMDRMGLKEGEVIQHSMISKSIERAQKKVEENNFGVRKRLLEYDDVMNAQREVVYKRRRHALHGERLRVDLANMIFDTSEGIAQTNKAANDYKNFEFELIRYFSMSSPITEEEFSKLSEQELTSKIYKAAFEHYRNKMERNADIAFPVIKNVYENQRDKYKRIVVPFTDGVKSLNVVTDLEKAYETNGKQLITDFEKNITLAIIDDAWKTHLRKMDELKQSVQLAVHEQKDPLLIYKFEAFELFKTMIDQVNKDVISFLFKGELPQETQDNIQEARARKQEKVQTTKEEIPNLDERAAESRAAGNTQRQQQVVETIVRDKPKIGRNDRVTIKHVINGENKTLKYKQAEPLIAKGDWVLVED; encoded by the coding sequence ATGAATTTTTTAAATTCTGTCTTAAAAGTATTTGTAGGAGACAAATCTAAACAAGACGTTAAGGCTATAATGCCAATAGTAGAAAAAATAAAAACCTTTGAGGCTGCACTAGAAGCATTATCTCATGATGAACTGAGAAATAAAACCATTGAGTTTAAAAATAAAATTGCCGAAGCTACCAAAGATTTAAACAATCAAATAGATAAACTTACCGAAGAAGCAGAAAACACCGATGATATTGACGCTCGTGAAGATATCTATGAACAAATAGATAAACTTCATGACAATGTGTATGAAGTTACAGAAGGGGTTTTAAACGATATTTTACCAGAAGCCTTTGCTGTGGTTAAAGAAACTGCAAAACGTTTTGTTAATAATACAGAAATCACCGTAAAAGCTAATGAGTTTGACAGAACACTTTCTGGTGAAAAAACTTATGTAACCCTAGATGGAGACCATGCAATATGGGCAAATTCTTGGGATGCTGCAGGAAAACCTATCACTTGGGATATGGTACATTACGATGTACAGCTAATTGGTGGTATTGCACTACACCAAGGTAAAATTGCCGAAATGCAAACTGGTGAAGGTAAAACACTTGTAGCAACATTACCCGTATACTTAAATGCGCTTTCTGGTAAAGGAGTACACTTGGTAACTGTAAATGATTACTTAGCTAAACGTGATAGCGCGTGGATGGCTCCTATTTTTGAATTCCACGGATTAAGTGTAGATTGTATTGATTACCATCAACCAAACTCCGATGCTCGTAAAAAAGCATACAACGCCGATATCACTTACGGAACCAACAATGAATTTGGTTTTGATTATTTACGTGATAACATGGCACATTCACCAGAAGACCTTGTACAACGCCCACATCACTATGCTATTGTAGATGAGGTTGACTCGGTTTTAGTTGATGATGCACGTACACCTTTAATTATTTCTGGTCCTATTCCTAAAGGAAACCATCATGAATTTAACGAATTAAAACCCAAAGTTGATGACATTGTTAATGTACAACGCAAATATTTAACAGGGGTTTTAGCCGAAGCCAAAAAACTTATTAAAGAAGGAGACACTAAAGAAGGCGGATTCCAACTACTTCGTGTATTCCGTGGTATGCCAAAAAATAAAGCGCTTATTAAGTTTTTATCAGAAGAAGGTGTAAAACAACTACTTCAAAAAACTGAAAACTTCTACATGCAAGATAACAACCGAGAAATGCCTAAGGTTGATGCAGAACTATACTATGTGATTGATGAAAAAAACAATCAGATTGAATTAACCGATAAAGGCGTTGATTACCTATCTGGAAAAGATGACCCTAATTTCTTTATAATGCCAGAAATAGGTATGGAAATTGCCAAAATTGAAAGTCAAGGGTTACCTCCAGAAGAAGAAGCCAATCTTAAAGAAGAACTTTATAAAGAATTTGGTGTAAAATCAGAACGTATCCATACGCTAAATCAATTACTTAAAGCCTATGCCTTATTTGAAAAAGACACACAATATGTGGTGATGGACAATAAGGTAATGATAGTTGATGAACAAACGGGGCGTATCATGGATGGTCGTCGTTATTCTGACGGTTTACACCAAGCTATTGAAGCTAAAGAAAACGTAAAAATTGAAGATGCTACACAAACATTTGCTACCGTAACACTTCAAAATTACTTTAGAATGTACCGCAAACTTTCTGGTATGACGGGTACTGCGGTTACAGAAGCCGGAGAGTTCTGGGAAATATACAAACTAGATGTTGTTGAAATTCCTACCAACAAACCTATAGCCCGTGATGACCGCGAAGATTTAGTTTTCAAAACAAAACGCGAAAAATACAATGCCGTAATTGATGAAGTAACAGAATTATCAAAAGCAGGTCGCCCAGTGTTAATTGGTACAACCTCGGTTGAAATTTCGGAGTTATTAGGAAAAATGCTAAGCATTAGAAAAATTCCGCATAACGTATTAAACGCAAAACAACATAAAAAAGAAGCCGAAATTGTAGACCAAGCAGGTAGAAGCGGACAAGTTACTATTGCTACCAATATGGCTGGTCGTGGTACCGATATTAAATTAACCGATGAAGTTAAAAAAGCAGGTGGTTTAGCCATTATTGGTACAGAACGTCATGATTCTCGTAGGGTAGACCGCCAGTTGCGTGGTCGTGCTGGTCGTCAAGGAGACCCAGGTAGCTCACAATTCTATGTGTCTTTAGAAGACAATTTAATGCGCCTTTTTGGTAGTGAACGTATTGCCAAAATGATGGACCGCATGGGATTGAAAGAAGGTGAAGTTATTCAACATTCTATGATTTCTAAATCTATTGAGCGTGCACAGAAAAAAGTTGAAGAAAACAACTTTGGGGTTCGTAAACGCTTGCTAGAATATGATGATGTTATGAATGCCCAACGTGAGGTAGTTTACAAACGTCGTCGTCATGCATTACACGGTGAGCGTCTTCGTGTAGATTTAGCTAACATGATTTTTGATACCTCCGAAGGTATTGCACAAACCAATAAAGCTGCTAACGATTATAAAAACTTTGAATTTGAGCTAATTCGTTACTTCTCAATGAGTTCTCCTATTACCGAAGAAGAATTCAGTAAATTGTCTGAGCAAGAATTAACGTCTAAAATTTATAAAGCCGCTTTTGAACATTACCGTAATAAAATGGAACGCAATGCAGATATTGCTTTCCCTGTAATAAAAAATGTTTACGAAAATCAGCGTGATAAATACAAACGCATTGTAGTACCATTTACCGATGGTGTAAAAAGTTTAAATGTGGTTACAGACCTGGAAAAAGCTTATGAAACCAACGGTAAACAGCTTATCACAGATTTTGAAAAGAACATTACACTAGCCATTATTGATGATGCTTGGAAAACCCATTTACGTAAAATGGATGAGTTAAAGCAATCGGTTCAATTAGCTGTTCACGAACAAAAAGATCCGCTTTTAATTTATAAGTTTGAAGCTTTTGAATTGTTCAAAACCATGATAGACCAAGTGAACAAAGATGTTATTTCATTCTTATTTAAAGGAGAATTACCTCAAGAAACACAAGATAACATTCAAGAAGCTCGAGCTAGAAAACAAGAAAAGGTACAAACCACAAAAGAAGAAATTCCTAATTTAGATGAACGCGCTGCCGAAAGTAGAGCTGCTGGTAATACCCAACGCCAACAACAAGTAGTAGAAACCATAGTGAGAGACAAGCCTAAAATAGGACGTAACGACCGTGTTACTATAAAACACGTTATTAATGGTGAAAACAAAACCTTAAAATACAAACAAGCCGAACCTTTAATTGCTAAAGGTGATTGGGTTTTGGTTGAGGACTAA
- a CDS encoding serine hydrolase, producing the protein MKTLIYLLFLGLFSVFSCSTEEATNENTNPTETEIYFPPLDSDSWETKSISDLEWNEDQLEPLLDFLEAFNTKSFMILHNGKIVVEAYMNEHNANTLWYWASAGKTLTTAITGIAQNEGFLNINDKVSDYLGTGWTNAPLEKENLITNKHLLTMTSGLDDSNDDISAENLNYLADAGTRWAYHGVFLKLQDVVAQATNDTWNNYFNTKLKDEIGMNGFWLPFESTNVYWSNTRSMARFGLLMYANGKWEDNQIIPETYLNEAINTSQTINEAYGYMWWLNGKSSYHLPQTQFEFSGELIPNAPDDMFAGLGKNDQKLYIIPSKELVIVRMGDAASEENFALSSFDDELWNKINALID; encoded by the coding sequence ATGAAAACCTTAATCTACTTACTATTTCTAGGGCTTTTTAGTGTATTTAGCTGCTCTACAGAAGAAGCAACTAACGAAAATACGAACCCTACCGAAACTGAAATTTATTTTCCTCCTTTAGATTCTGATAGTTGGGAAACAAAATCTATAAGCGACTTAGAGTGGAATGAAGATCAACTTGAGCCATTATTAGATTTTTTAGAAGCATTTAATACCAAAAGTTTTATGATACTTCACAACGGAAAAATTGTTGTTGAAGCGTATATGAATGAACATAATGCTAACACCCTTTGGTATTGGGCAAGTGCAGGAAAAACATTAACAACAGCCATTACTGGTATTGCCCAAAATGAAGGTTTTTTAAATATAAATGATAAAGTATCTGATTATTTAGGAACAGGCTGGACAAATGCGCCACTAGAAAAAGAAAACCTAATTACCAATAAACACCTACTAACCATGACCTCTGGTTTAGATGATTCTAACGATGATATTTCGGCAGAAAACTTAAATTACCTAGCCGATGCTGGAACACGTTGGGCATACCACGGTGTATTTTTAAAATTACAAGATGTGGTTGCACAAGCTACTAACGATACTTGGAACAACTATTTTAACACAAAACTAAAAGATGAAATTGGTATGAACGGATTTTGGTTACCGTTTGAAAGCACCAATGTATACTGGAGCAATACCCGTAGTATGGCTAGATTTGGATTGCTTATGTACGCCAATGGAAAATGGGAAGACAATCAAATTATTCCTGAAACATATTTAAACGAGGCTATAAATACCTCGCAAACCATTAATGAAGCCTATGGCTACATGTGGTGGCTTAACGGAAAATCGAGTTACCATTTACCGCAAACCCAATTTGAATTTAGCGGCGAACTTATACCCAATGCCCCAGACGACATGTTTGCTGGCTTGGGTAAAAACGACCAAAAACTTTATATTATACCAAGCAAAGAACTAGTAATTGTTAGAATGGGAGATGCTGCTAGCGAAGAGAACTTTGCACTTTCAAGTTTTGATGATGAATTGTGGAATAAAATTAATGCATTGATAGATTAA
- a CDS encoding peptidoglycan DD-metalloendopeptidase family protein, with the protein MQLGEFSKFLKTLSLKPIQVLDASIALSKYVPLNLSVTNKSLKSVNIASISELSQFIKHNILQQKGKVAFGGYLETRNIYKRSGHFKNDITEERNIHLGIDLWSEATTVVLTPLDAKVHSFKNNTNFGDYGPTIILEHNIDGVVFYTLYGHLSLKSIESLKVGQVFKQGEPIATLGDETVNGNYPPHLHFQIIKDLQGNFGDYPGVCAKTDLDFYSQNCPDPNLILKIN; encoded by the coding sequence ATGCAGTTAGGTGAATTTTCTAAATTTTTAAAAACACTTAGTTTAAAACCTATTCAAGTACTTGATGCTTCAATAGCGTTGTCAAAATATGTTCCCTTAAACCTGTCTGTAACTAATAAAAGTTTAAAGTCTGTTAATATTGCTTCAATTTCAGAATTAAGTCAGTTTATAAAACATAATATCCTACAGCAAAAAGGTAAAGTAGCGTTTGGAGGTTATTTAGAAACGCGTAATATTTACAAACGAAGTGGTCATTTTAAAAATGATATAACAGAAGAACGTAATATTCATTTAGGAATAGACTTATGGAGCGAAGCTACAACAGTAGTTCTTACACCCCTTGATGCTAAAGTACATAGCTTTAAAAACAATACTAATTTTGGTGATTACGGACCAACAATTATATTAGAGCATAACATTGATGGTGTTGTGTTTTATACACTTTATGGGCATTTAAGTTTAAAATCTATTGAAAGTTTAAAAGTTGGTCAGGTTTTTAAACAAGGCGAACCAATAGCAACTTTAGGAGATGAGACTGTTAACGGTAATTACCCACCACATTTGCATTTTCAAATTATTAAAGACTTACAAGGTAATTTTGGCGATTATCCAGGGGTTTGTGCTAAAACAGATTTAGATTTTTATTCTCAAAATTGCCCAGACCCTAATTTGATTTTAAAAATTAACTGA
- a CDS encoding DUF2795 domain-containing protein, translating into MYWTLELASYLSDAPWPATKDELIDYAIRTGAPLEVVENLQSIEDEGDSYDSIEEIWSDYPTDEDYLWNEDEY; encoded by the coding sequence ATGTATTGGACTTTAGAACTAGCATCTTATTTAAGTGATGCACCATGGCCTGCAACAAAAGATGAGTTAATTGACTATGCCATTAGAACTGGTGCACCGTTAGAAGTTGTAGAAAACTTACAGTCTATTGAAGACGAAGGAGATTCGTACGATTCTATTGAAGAAATCTGGTCTGACTATCCAACAGATGAAGATTATCTTTGGAATGAAGATGAATATTAA
- a CDS encoding S41 family peptidase, which translates to MAEVSKYFPDGSTIVFSYHGNLYSVDANGGNAVAITTGDAYDGYPVWSHDGKTIAFASDRYGNFDVYTMSAQGGKPTRLTYNSANDFPYDFTIDNKYVLFGSGRDAPASSVRFPSPRLFLNLYNIPVQGGRPILVSAAGAESAHYNNDGTKIIFQDRKGYEDDFRKHHTSSVTRDIWIFDIKNNTYKQISDFKGEDREPVFNNDGSSVFYLNEKSGTQNLYKRVLETNNEIALTNFKDFPVRHLSIAKDNTMAFSWKGEIYTISEGSEPKKLSIKVRDDSAYETFKNIDISDVSEFKVSPNGKEIAFVNRGEVFVTGVDDSRTKRITNTPQQERMINWSPDGKTLLFSGENDTSWDIYKATILRPEETYFYASTIVKIEPLIATMSEEYQPEFSPDGKKVAYVKDRNILKVLDLESKKEVTVLPEGHNYSYSDGDWGFQWSPDSKWLFVSDQKGYGFDTNTALLKADGTGEFIYPVNSGFGESGATWALDGKMMVYKSSRDGEKSLAVNGSSESDIYAVFFDQKAFDTYNLSKEEYDLFKEQEEKDKKDLEENEKDVKKDKKNKIDKKVEDLKINLNNLDYRKVKLTINSSHISGYALNKDASKLFYLSKFEKGYDVWVTEPRTKKTKILAKLGGSPSGIQISNDDKILFLSNKGKLVKVDAESGKITGVKIDGDMVLNPSGERQYIFEHAWRQVKEKFYDPNLHGIDWKMYHDEYVKFLPHINNNYDFQQLLSELLGELNASHTGGRYTHRAKNGDITASLGLLFDEKYTGEGIKISEVLSGGPLDNANSKVKRGDVILKINNKEVKADDNWNKYLNNITNKNILLTLTDGNVIFEEKTKPVSMSTQARLMYKRWVKIMEHKVDSLSGGKLGYVHVKGMDDDSFREVYDNVMGKNKEKKALVVDTRFNGGGWLHDDLNTFLSGTLYLKLAPQGNLLKGGESLTRWTKPSIVIMSESNYSDAYIFPYIYKQNGIGKLVGMPVPGTGTAVWWERQIDPTIVFGIPMIATIGAEGRPTENLQVNPDIEVKLLYNDFLNGKDSQLQAAVSELLSEIKD; encoded by the coding sequence TTGGCTGAGGTATCCAAGTATTTCCCCGATGGTTCAACTATTGTGTTTAGCTATCACGGTAATTTGTATTCTGTTGATGCAAATGGAGGTAATGCAGTAGCAATAACTACTGGGGATGCGTATGATGGATATCCGGTTTGGAGTCATGATGGAAAAACCATTGCTTTTGCAAGTGATCGTTATGGTAATTTTGATGTCTATACAATGTCTGCGCAAGGGGGTAAACCAACAAGACTAACCTATAATAGTGCTAATGATTTTCCTTATGACTTTACAATAGATAATAAATACGTTCTTTTTGGAAGTGGAAGAGATGCACCAGCATCAAGTGTCCGTTTTCCATCTCCTAGATTGTTTCTTAATCTCTATAATATCCCAGTTCAAGGAGGAAGACCTATTTTAGTTTCTGCAGCTGGAGCTGAAAGTGCACACTATAACAATGATGGAACTAAAATAATATTTCAAGACAGAAAAGGATATGAAGATGATTTTAGAAAACATCATACGTCTTCTGTTACCCGCGATATTTGGATTTTTGATATAAAAAATAACACCTATAAGCAAATTTCTGATTTTAAAGGAGAAGATAGAGAACCTGTTTTTAATAATGATGGCTCATCTGTTTTTTACCTTAATGAAAAAAGTGGGACTCAGAACCTATATAAAAGAGTATTAGAAACAAACAATGAAATAGCATTAACTAATTTTAAAGACTTTCCTGTTAGGCATTTAAGTATAGCAAAGGATAACACAATGGCTTTCTCTTGGAAAGGAGAAATTTATACCATTTCAGAAGGAAGTGAACCTAAAAAACTTTCAATTAAAGTTAGAGACGATTCTGCATACGAAACTTTTAAAAATATTGATATTAGCGATGTAAGTGAATTTAAAGTTAGCCCAAATGGTAAAGAAATAGCCTTTGTTAATAGAGGAGAAGTTTTTGTTACCGGTGTAGACGATTCAAGAACTAAACGTATTACTAATACACCACAACAAGAACGTATGATTAATTGGTCTCCAGATGGTAAAACCTTGTTGTTTTCTGGTGAGAATGATACAAGTTGGGATATTTATAAAGCAACAATTTTGCGTCCAGAAGAAACTTATTTTTATGCAAGCACAATTGTAAAGATTGAGCCATTAATAGCTACTATGTCTGAAGAATATCAGCCTGAATTTTCACCTGATGGGAAAAAAGTAGCCTATGTTAAGGATAGGAATATTTTAAAGGTATTAGATTTAGAATCAAAGAAAGAAGTTACAGTATTGCCAGAAGGACATAATTATTCTTATTCAGATGGAGACTGGGGATTTCAATGGAGTCCAGATAGTAAGTGGCTTTTTGTTTCAGATCAAAAGGGATATGGATTTGATACTAATACGGCCTTATTAAAAGCAGATGGAACAGGTGAATTTATATATCCGGTAAATAGTGGTTTTGGAGAAAGTGGTGCAACATGGGCGCTAGATGGGAAAATGATGGTTTATAAAAGTTCGCGTGATGGTGAGAAATCGCTTGCTGTTAACGGAAGTAGTGAGAGCGATATATATGCTGTTTTCTTTGACCAAAAGGCTTTTGATACCTACAACCTAAGTAAAGAGGAATATGACTTATTTAAGGAGCAGGAAGAGAAGGATAAAAAAGATTTAGAAGAAAATGAAAAGGATGTTAAAAAAGACAAAAAAAACAAAATAGATAAGAAGGTTGAAGATTTAAAAATAAATTTAAATAATTTAGATTACCGTAAAGTTAAATTGACAATAAATAGTTCGCATATAAGTGGTTATGCGCTTAATAAAGATGCTAGCAAATTATTCTATTTATCTAAATTTGAAAAAGGATATGATGTTTGGGTTACAGAACCTAGAACAAAGAAAACTAAAATTTTAGCAAAATTAGGAGGGTCGCCTAGTGGTATTCAAATAAGTAATGATGATAAAATATTGTTTTTAAGTAATAAAGGAAAACTTGTTAAAGTTGATGCTGAGAGTGGAAAAATTACAGGAGTAAAAATTGATGGTGATATGGTGTTGAACCCTTCTGGAGAACGTCAATATATTTTTGAACATGCATGGCGCCAAGTAAAGGAGAAGTTTTATGATCCAAACCTTCATGGTATTGATTGGAAAATGTATCATGATGAGTATGTTAAGTTTTTACCACATATTAACAATAACTATGACTTTCAGCAATTGTTGAGTGAACTTCTTGGAGAGCTTAATGCTTCTCATACAGGAGGAAGATATACACATAGAGCTAAAAATGGAGATATAACAGCTTCATTAGGTTTGTTGTTTGATGAGAAATATACAGGTGAAGGAATCAAAATCAGTGAAGTTCTTTCAGGAGGGCCATTAGATAATGCTAATAGTAAGGTTAAGAGAGGTGATGTTATTTTAAAAATTAATAATAAGGAAGTAAAAGCTGATGACAATTGGAATAAATATTTAAATAACATTACAAATAAAAACATACTGTTAACTCTCACGGATGGGAATGTAATATTTGAAGAAAAAACTAAACCAGTATCTATGAGCACTCAAGCAAGATTAATGTATAAGCGTTGGGTGAAAATAATGGAACATAAAGTAGATTCTCTAAGTGGAGGTAAATTAGGTTATGTGCATGTTAAAGGTATGGATGATGACAGTTTTAGAGAGGTTTATGACAATGTTATGGGAAAAAACAAAGAAAAAAAAGCCCTTGTTGTTGATACAAGATTTAATGGGGGAGGCTGGCTTCATGATGATTTGAATACGTTTTTAAGTGGTACTCTATATTTAAAATTAGCACCTCAAGGTAATTTGCTAAAAGGGGGTGAGTCTTTAACACGTTGGACCAAGCCTAGCATTGTTATTATGAGTGAGTCTAATTATAGTGATGCTTATATTTTTCCTTATATCTACAAACAAAATGGTATAGGTAAACTTGTAGGAATGCCAGTTCCAGGAACTGGTACCGCAGTTTGGTGGGAACGTCAAATAGATCCAACTATAGTTTTTGGCATACCAATGATTGCAACTATTGGTGCAGAAGGTAGGCCTACTGAAAATTTACAGGTTAATCCAGATATTGAAGTTAAATTACTATATAATGATTTTTTAAATGGTAAAGATTCTCAATTGCAAGCGGCTGTTAGTGAATTGCTTTCAGAAATTAAAGACTAG